CAGCTTTAAAAAGTGTAGGAATAGCGCTATATACTATAGGGTTAAATGCTGTTGATTACCAGAATGATAAGTGAAGCAAAGAGAGCCCGGGGCAGCACTGTACAGGAGCCGTACGCGGGTCGAGGAACCGAAAAAGTTACGTAACTCCCACCTAGGTGAGTGTTGACCCACTCCAGTCGTTTCGTTCCCAAAAACAACCTGCCTAGATTGAGCCATGAAACCCATCAATCTGAAGAAGCTTGCCCAGGAGTTGAACCTGTCGGTGGCTACCGTTTCGCGGGCACTCAACGACCGGTACGACATCTCGCAGCCCACCAAAGACCGGGTGCGGGCCTTGGCCAACAAGCTCAACTATGAGCCCAACCCGTACGCCAGCAGTCTGCGACGCCAGAAAAGCAAAACCATTGGTGTCGTAATCCCGGAAGTGGCCAACCACTTCTTTTCCTTAGCCATCAACGGCATTGAGGAAGTGGCCCGCCACAACAATTACCATGTGCTGATTTACCTGACCCACGAGGATTACCAGCGCGAACTGGCTATGGCCCGCCTGCTGGCCAGCGGCCGCGTAGATGGCGTGCTGCTGTCAGTGGCCAGCGAGAGCGAGGACTTCGGCCACCTGGAGTTTCTGCGGGAGCGGGGCATTCCCATCGTGTTTTTCGATAGAGTCTACGACGAGATGCCCACGGCCAAGGTCACCACCGACGACTACGAAAGCGGCTACCGTGCCACCGAGCACCTGCTTGAAGCCGGCTGCCGCACTGTTGCTCACCTCACCGTGTCGCAGAACCTCTCCATTGGCCGCCGCCGCAAGGAAGGCTACATTCAGGCCCTGACCGACCGGGGCATCACCTACGACGAAAGCCTGGTGCTGCTGGCCCAGGAAACCAAGGCCCAGGACATCAGCCGGATTCAGCAACTGCTGACTGAGCGGCCGGAAGTCGACGGGATTTTTGCCTCCGTTGAAAGTCAGGCTACCAACAGCTACGAGGCTTGCCGCAACCTGGGCCGCACCATTCCCGGCGACATTAAGATTATCGGATTTTCGAACCTGGAAATTGCTTCCCTGCTGCAGCCAGCTCTTACGACCATTACCCAACCCGCTTACTCAATTGGTAAGGAAGCGGCCAAAATTCTCTTTCAGGCCATCAGCAAAAATCGGGTCATCTCACCGGCCCAAAGTCTGGTGCTGAAGTCGGAGCTGGTAGTGCGCGCCTCAACTTTAGGAGGCTAACCGGTGCCCGCCACCGAAGCAGGCTGCCCACTTCGGCCATCGGCAGAATTTCACGCGTTATACACTTACGTAACACGTGATTCAGGCGGGCATTTGATTCTGTAACACGGCTTTCAAGGATTCTGAAGCAGTTTTTTCCTCTTAAGCTCTTGCCCAGGCCTACCTAAGTCTTGCGTCATAATTGCTGCCTATCAAAGCCGCAATGACCAATAAGTAGTACCAGGTGGCTGGGGGTAAAGCTAGCTGAAGGCGCAGGAGAAAGTCCGTTTTCCTAAGGAGGCAGCAGCAGACTAACGGGATACAGGTATGGCCTTTTCGGGGAAGAGGAGCAGCGGCAAGACACAGACACTCGGGCCATGATTAGAGCCTATATATAGGGAGGGCGTGAGGCGGAAAGCGCTAAACCGTGTGGGTTGTTTTTTCCAAATGCAGCCCCTCCGGAGTAGAACGTCCTGATTGCCAAGTCCCAGGGCCAGGTACGCAGATTATCCGGGGTCAACCCCTTGCCTGAGCTGTTGAAAAGCTGTTACTTACTATTAGGAAACGCCCGGGCTCCAGGTCGTGTCGCCTGACCAAATGGCGGTCCTGCCACCTGTAAGCAGGTCGTCGGTGGGCTAGTAGCCGGCCCGAAAAAAGGCCCGAAAGCTGCCGGCAGCCCCTGCTGAGGCACCCGCCGCCCACTGCTACCGCCAGCCTATATGGGGGACCTACCCCAGACTTGCCAGCAGCTAGGCGGGCGGGCTCCATCTCCTTTGAATCATTTTCCCAGATTGTTGACCCCGGTCCGGTCCCTGTATGGCTGGTAGACCGGGCGTGTCCTGACGACTGGAGCCGGGCTGGGTAGGCCTGACGGATAGATAACAACGAAAAGCTCCGTCAGCTGGAGCCTAGTAGCTGTGCTGGTGGTGTTTTCAATTCCCTACTCCTTTCTTTTTCCATGAAACGTACTTTTCGTACCGCCGTGCTATTGTCGTTGGGCCTTCTGCTGAGCCCCACGCTGCACGCCCAGAAAGCTGCCCGCACCGCTGCTTCCACCGCCACCGATGAGCAGAAAATGCAGCGGTTTATTGACGACCTGATGAGCAAGATGACGCTGGAGGAAAAAATCGGCCAGCTGAATCTGATAACCGTGGGCTTCGACGTGACCGGGCCGGTGGTGAGCAAGGATGTGGACGCCAACATCCGCAAGGGCCTGGTTGGTGGCGTATTCAATACCTACACGCCGGTGGCCGCGCGCAAGCTTCAGGACATGGCCCTTAAGGAGTCGCGCCTGCGGATTCCGCTCATGTTTGGCTACGACGTAATTCACGGCCACCGCACCATTTTCCCGATTCCGCTGGGCCTCTCGGCTTCCTGGGATATGACGGCCATTGAGCGCAGTGCCCGGGTAGCGGCCGAAGAATCGGCGGCGGATGGGCTGCACTGGGTGTTTTCGCCCATGGTGGATATTGCCCGCGACCCACGCTGGGGCCGGGTAGCGGAAGGCGGTGGGGAAGACCCGTACCTGGGCTCCCAGATTGCTAGGGCCATGGTGCGTGGCTACCAGGGCACCGACCTGAGCAAGAACAACACGGTGATGGCCTGCCTCAAGCACTTTGCCCTCTACGGGGCGGCAGAAGCCGGGCGCGACTACAACACCACCGACATGAGTCTGCCACGTATGTACAACGAGTACCTGCCCCCTTACAAAGCCGCCATTGAGGCCGGGGTGGGTTCGGTAATGTCTTCCTTCAACGACATCAACGGCATCCCGGCCACCGGCAACAAGTGGCTGCTGACCGACCTGTTGCGCAAGCAGTGGGGCTTCAAGGGCTTTGTGGCCACCGACTATACCGCCATTCCGGAGATGATAAACCACGGCGTGGGCAACGAGGCCCAGGTCTCGGCTATGGCCCTGAACGCCGGTGCCGACCAGGACATGGTAGGCGAGGTGTACCTACGCAACCTAGCTCAAAACCTCAAGGACGGCACCGTGAAGCAGGAAGTTATTGACCTCTCGTGCCGCCGCATCCTGGAGGGCAAGTACAAGCTCGGCCTGTTTCAGGACCCGTACCGCGGCGTGAGCGAGAAGCGGGCCAAGGCCACGCTGATGAAAAAGGAATTCCTGGACGACGCCCGCGACGTGGCCCGCAAAAGCTTCGTGCTGCTCAAGAATGATAAAAATGCCTTGCCCCTGAAAAAGTCGGGCACCATTGCCTTGGTTGGCCCGCTGGCCACCCGGCAACACGACCTGCTCGGCAACTGGAGCGCCGCCGGCGACTGGAAACAGGCTGTTTCGGTAGAGCAGGGTATCCGCAACGTGGCTGGTAGCGGCGTGAAAATCGTGACGGCTCAGGGTGCCAACATCACCGACGACCAGCTGCTGATTGACCGCCTCAACGCCTTTGGAGGCGCGCTGAACGTGGACAAGCGCAGCGCGGAGGAAATGATTCAGGAAGCTGTGAAAGCAGCGCAGGGTGCCGACGTGGTGGTGGCCGTGGTAGGCGAGGCCCAGGGCATGTCGGGGGAGGCCGCCAGCCGCTCGGATATCGGCCTGCCTGGCCAGCAGCTGGAGCTGCTCAAGGCCCTGAAGAAAACCGGCAAGCCCCTGGTGGTGGTGCTCATGAACGGGCGGCCTCTGACGCTGAACTGGGAAAACCAGAACGCCGACGCCATCCTCGAAACCTGGTTTGCCGGCACCCAGGGCGGCAACGCCATTGCCGACGTGCTGTTCGGGGCCTACAACCCCTCGGGCAAGCTCACCATCACGTTCCCGCAGAGCGTAGGCCAGGTGCCGCTGTACTACAACCACAAAAGCACTGGCCGGCCCTTCAACGACCAGCCGCTCGATAAGTACAAGTCGCGCTACTTGGACATCTCCAACGAGCCGCTGTATCCCTTCGGCTATGGCCTGAGCTACACCACGTTCAGCTACTCTAAGCCCGAGCTGAGCGCCACTAGCATGAATCTGGGCGGCACGCTCGACGTGAAAGTAACCGTGAAAAACACCGGCAACTACGACGGGGAGGAAGTAGCCCAGCTCTACCTGCGCGACGTGGTCGGCTCGGTGTCGCGGCCGGTGCGGGAGCTCAAAGGCTTTCAGAAGGTGATGCTCAAAAAGGGCGAGAGCCGCACGCTCACCTTCCATCTTACTACCGACGACCTCAAGTTCTACAACAACGACTTGCAGTGGGTGGCCGAGCCCGGCGCCTTCCAGATATTTGTGGGCCCCAACTCCCGCGACACCCAGGAAGCCAGCTTCACGCTGACCAGCGGCTCGGCGGCCAACTAAGCCAGGCCGCAAGGCCTTGCAGAACGCCGTTTCGAGCTTGCTGAATGACGTTCCGTTAGAACCATGACTGAATAACAAGTCGGGCCCGTTACTCACGTAGCGGGCCCGACTTGTTATGACTTAAGCCTAAGTTTACTTGTTGGCCGCAATAGGTGAGGCCCGGAAAAACTGGATGGTGCCGGCCTTGCCATTGTCGCCCATTTCACTGGAAATGTACAGGTCGCCGTTGGGCGCAAAAGTCAGGCCTTCGGGTTGGGGAAACAGCTTGCGAGGCAATTTCTGCACGGCTAGCGGGGTGCCTTGTGCGTCCATTTCTACCAGAGCGTTGCCACTGGCGGCCAGCACAAAGATGTGGCGGGTAAGCGGGTGCACAGCCACGGCTGAGGGCGCAAATCGGTTGATGGCCGAACCCGGACTCTGGCGGCGGTCCAGGGCTATAATTTCGGCTACGTCCAGCACAAAAGCGGGCTTAGTTTGGGCCTGGTAGGTTTTGGCGTCGAGGCGGTAAATGGCGCGCCTCTGGTCAGGCTGGCCCACGCCTGCGGCGCCTTTGCAGGCTATCAGCAGCGTTTTGGAGCTGGCATCGTAGGCCAGGCCTTCGGGGTTGTTGGCCGCCGTCAGGCCGGTGGGGTAGGAGCTGGTAGTACCGTCGTCCTTGTATTTGAACAGCGTCCCGTCGGAGCGGAGCACCAGCCAGGCTCCCGGCAGACGGGCCAGATCCTCGTAGTCGCCTTTCTTGCCGAATTTCAGCGTTGATTCTACGCTCTTGCTTGCCAGGTTATAGATGTAGATAGTCCCGGTTTGGTCCTCAATGCAGCCCAGGCGCTGCCCGGAGAGCAGGGCAATACCCGAGACTTCCTGCAGCTCCTTGGGCAGCGAATAGGTGGCTGTGGGCTGCTGCCAGTCGTAGGCCTGGGCTGCCGACTGCGCCAGGACCGGGCTGCCGGTAAGGAAAACAGCGGTCAGGGCGCCTGCTAGTGAGAGAGTTACTGGTTTCATAGCACGGAGAAAAGAGGCGGAAAGAGCACAATTCATTCAACGTAGCCGGGGCGGGCAGGTTGGCGTAAAAGCCTGTCTGACAGCAAACGTAGTTCCACCGCTATGCGTAAGCACGCCTCTGTCCCGGCTTTACCGCAAACCGCCGACTTTGCTCAGAATTTCTTCAGACTCCCTGCGTATGCCGCAGAAAGACGTTTTTTAGCACTTTCATTCCCGCCTCATCCCCCCCATTTCTTCCCGCTTTCCTACCCCTATGCCTAGTTCCATTGCCCGCAGTGTCGCCCTGGTAGCGGTATGGGCCGCTTCCATTTTTCCGGCTTTCTCCCAAGTTGTGCCCCCGGTAGCGGCACCGGCCGATACCACCCACAAGTTCGAAAATCCCGCTGGCGTGTCGCCTGCCGTGACCAGGCCCTGGTACAAGGGCAAACTAGTGAAAGCCACTATCGTACCGGCCGTCCTGATTACGTACGGGGCGCTGCACGCCAACAACCGGGGTTTTTATACCAACGAGCAGGCCAACCGCGACATTCACAAGCTGTTTCCAACTTACCGCACCCGCCTCGACGACATCCTGATTTTTGCGCCCTACGCCGAGCTGGGCCTCGTGGCATTGGCCGGCGTCGAGTCGCGCGACGACCGGCTCAATACCTTCTTGGTGGTGCTCAAAAGCGAGGCTATTATGCTAACCACGGTCTTCGCGGTAAAAAACCTGGTGCGCGAACCCCGGCCTGATGGCTCGGATAACCTGTCCTTCCCGTCGGGCCATACGGCGCAGGCCTTTTTGGCAGCCAGCATCGTGCACACCGAGTTTCGCGACAAAAGCCAGTGGTATGGCATAGGCGCGTATACCATTGCTACCAGCGTAGCAGCCCTGCGCATGATTAACAGTAAGCACTGGCAGAGCGACGTAGTAGCCGGCGCGGGTTTCGGCATTCTCTCGGCTCACCTGGGCTACCTTACCCACCGCAACCGCTGGGGCCGCAAGCCGCTGCTGCGCGAAGGCATGAGCTTTTCGCCCACCTGGCAAACGGGCTACACGCCTGCCGGCAACCTGGCCGGGGGCGCAGGCCTGCGCTTCACCTGGCAGCTGCACTAAGCTGGTTTAGGAGCCCTGCTTATTAATCTTCCGCCTGGCCCGTGCCGGCCGTTTTCCATAAAACTCAGCCGAGCTTCATAATCGCGCCCGATGTTTGGGGCTGAATACTCCTTTAGTAGCCTCTGAGGCAGAAGCGTAGCGTATGAAGATTCTGATTGTGGAAGACGAGCCGGCCCTGCGCAGCTCCTTGGTAGAATACCTGCGCCAGGATGGCTACGTCTGTGAAGCGGCGGAGAACTACCGGGCGGCGCACGAGAAAATCAAGCTCTATACCTACGACTGCATCCTGCTCGATCTGACCCTGCCCGACGGCAACGGCCTGGACCTGGTGCGCACCCTGAAGGCCGACAGCTCCCGGGCCGGCGTGCTTATTCTCTCAGCCCGCGACTCGCTCGACGATAAAGTGCTGGGCCTGGAGCTGGGAGCCGATGATTACTTGGCCAAGCCCTTTCACCTGGCCGAGCTGAACGCCCGCCTCAAAGCCATTATCCGGCGGCGGCAGTTTCAGGGGCAGCGGCAGCTACAGTTCCGCGACCTGTGCGTGTTTCCCGACCAAGGGCTGGTAAGTGTGCGCGACGAGCCGCTCCCACTCACGCGCATGGAGTACGATTTGCTGCTGTTTTTTCTGGCCAACCCCAACCGGGTGCTCACCAAAGAAAGCATTGCCGAGCACCTCTGGGGCGACGATGCCGACACGGCCGACTCCTTCGACTTTATTTATACCCACCTGAAAAACCTGCGCAAGAAAATGCAGGAAAAGGGGGTAGATAACTACATCCGCACCATGTACGGCATGGGCTATAAGCTGAGCACCGAGTGAAGCTGCTCACAACCACCAACCGCTACTACCTGCTGCTAGCCACGCTGGTGTTTGCTGTGGGCAGCGTGGTGCTTTATTTCGGTATTAGTCTGGCCCTGCGCATCGAAGTAGACGAGCAGCTGCAAAATCAGCAGCGCGAAATCATGCGCGGCAGCCGACTGAAGGCCGGTTTGCTTGATGTGGTAGCCCTGAGCACAGAGCCCCAGCCCGCCGGCCTGCGCGACACCATGCTGCTCGACCCCACCGAAAACGTGCTGGTGCCGTACCGGCAGCTCAGCTTCCGGGTTGAAGGGGACGGTATGCCACAATGGGTGACGCTGCGCAAGTCGCTGCTCGAAACCGAAGACATGGTGGGCTTGGTGCTTACGGTGATGCTCACGGTGCTGGGGCTG
Above is a genomic segment from Hymenobacter cellulosivorans containing:
- a CDS encoding LacI family DNA-binding transcriptional regulator — translated: MKPINLKKLAQELNLSVATVSRALNDRYDISQPTKDRVRALANKLNYEPNPYASSLRRQKSKTIGVVIPEVANHFFSLAINGIEEVARHNNYHVLIYLTHEDYQRELAMARLLASGRVDGVLLSVASESEDFGHLEFLRERGIPIVFFDRVYDEMPTAKVTTDDYESGYRATEHLLEAGCRTVAHLTVSQNLSIGRRRKEGYIQALTDRGITYDESLVLLAQETKAQDISRIQQLLTERPEVDGIFASVESQATNSYEACRNLGRTIPGDIKIIGFSNLEIASLLQPALTTITQPAYSIGKEAAKILFQAISKNRVISPAQSLVLKSELVVRASTLGG
- the bglX gene encoding beta-glucosidase BglX, whose protein sequence is MKRTFRTAVLLSLGLLLSPTLHAQKAARTAASTATDEQKMQRFIDDLMSKMTLEEKIGQLNLITVGFDVTGPVVSKDVDANIRKGLVGGVFNTYTPVAARKLQDMALKESRLRIPLMFGYDVIHGHRTIFPIPLGLSASWDMTAIERSARVAAEESAADGLHWVFSPMVDIARDPRWGRVAEGGGEDPYLGSQIARAMVRGYQGTDLSKNNTVMACLKHFALYGAAEAGRDYNTTDMSLPRMYNEYLPPYKAAIEAGVGSVMSSFNDINGIPATGNKWLLTDLLRKQWGFKGFVATDYTAIPEMINHGVGNEAQVSAMALNAGADQDMVGEVYLRNLAQNLKDGTVKQEVIDLSCRRILEGKYKLGLFQDPYRGVSEKRAKATLMKKEFLDDARDVARKSFVLLKNDKNALPLKKSGTIALVGPLATRQHDLLGNWSAAGDWKQAVSVEQGIRNVAGSGVKIVTAQGANITDDQLLIDRLNAFGGALNVDKRSAEEMIQEAVKAAQGADVVVAVVGEAQGMSGEAASRSDIGLPGQQLELLKALKKTGKPLVVVLMNGRPLTLNWENQNADAILETWFAGTQGGNAIADVLFGAYNPSGKLTITFPQSVGQVPLYYNHKSTGRPFNDQPLDKYKSRYLDISNEPLYPFGYGLSYTTFSYSKPELSATSMNLGGTLDVKVTVKNTGNYDGEEVAQLYLRDVVGSVSRPVRELKGFQKVMLKKGESRTLTFHLTTDDLKFYNNDLQWVAEPGAFQIFVGPNSRDTQEASFTLTSGSAAN
- a CDS encoding SdiA-regulated domain-containing protein; amino-acid sequence: MKPVTLSLAGALTAVFLTGSPVLAQSAAQAYDWQQPTATYSLPKELQEVSGIALLSGQRLGCIEDQTGTIYIYNLASKSVESTLKFGKKGDYEDLARLPGAWLVLRSDGTLFKYKDDGTTSSYPTGLTAANNPEGLAYDASSKTLLIACKGAAGVGQPDQRRAIYRLDAKTYQAQTKPAFVLDVAEIIALDRRQSPGSAINRFAPSAVAVHPLTRHIFVLAASGNALVEMDAQGTPLAVQKLPRKLFPQPEGLTFAPNGDLYISSEMGDNGKAGTIQFFRASPIAANK
- a CDS encoding phosphatase PAP2 family protein, translated to MPSSIARSVALVAVWAASIFPAFSQVVPPVAAPADTTHKFENPAGVSPAVTRPWYKGKLVKATIVPAVLITYGALHANNRGFYTNEQANRDIHKLFPTYRTRLDDILIFAPYAELGLVALAGVESRDDRLNTFLVVLKSEAIMLTTVFAVKNLVREPRPDGSDNLSFPSGHTAQAFLAASIVHTEFRDKSQWYGIGAYTIATSVAALRMINSKHWQSDVVAGAGFGILSAHLGYLTHRNRWGRKPLLREGMSFSPTWQTGYTPAGNLAGGAGLRFTWQLH
- a CDS encoding response regulator transcription factor, producing MKILIVEDEPALRSSLVEYLRQDGYVCEAAENYRAAHEKIKLYTYDCILLDLTLPDGNGLDLVRTLKADSSRAGVLILSARDSLDDKVLGLELGADDYLAKPFHLAELNARLKAIIRRRQFQGQRQLQFRDLCVFPDQGLVSVRDEPLPLTRMEYDLLLFFLANPNRVLTKESIAEHLWGDDADTADSFDFIYTHLKNLRKKMQEKGVDNYIRTMYGMGYKLSTE